A genomic stretch from Lathyrus oleraceus cultivar Zhongwan6 chromosome 2, CAAS_Psat_ZW6_1.0, whole genome shotgun sequence includes:
- the LOC127120965 gene encoding tyrosine-protein phosphatase DSP3, whose product MFATFCYSLLRYLCPEPYPEENLEFLKSQNIRLFQFGIEGKTEVSLPILSDSIMEALKILLDVRNHPVLIHCKRGKHRTGCVVGCFRKMQNWCLSSVFEEYQRYAGAKSRTTDLTFIEMFDIINLRQCLYNIIYQYQGASKKRRLMYQGETTQKPPRLTSF is encoded by the exons ATGTTTGCTACCTTTTGTTATTCTCTTTTAAG ATACTTGTGTCCTGAACCCTATCCGGAGGAGAATTTGGAGTTTCTTAAATCACAGAATATTCGTCTATTTCAATTTGGAATTGAGGGGAAAACG GAAGTTTCTTTACCTATTCTCAGTGATTCTATTATGGAGGCTTTGAAAATTTtacttg ATGTGAGAAATCATCCTGTTTTGATTCATTGCAAACGAGGAAAG CATAGAACAGGTTGTGTAGTTGGTTGCTTCAGAAAGATGCAGAACTGGTGTCTGTCTTCTGTGTTTGAGGAGTACCAGCGCTATGCTGGTGCTAAATCCAGAACAACGGATTTAACATTTATAGAGATGTTTGACATCATAAATCTTAGGCAGTGCCTCTACAACATCATCTACCAGTATCAAGGTGCTTCAAAGAAGCGCAGATTGATGTATCAAGGCGAGACTACACAGAAGCCACCCCGTTTGACATCGTTTTAG
- the LOC127118555 gene encoding cytochrome P450 CYP736A12 isoform X1 codes for MSFAAITVLAFLFITLTYFLFTFFSNPKQKNSNHKKPPGPPTLPIIGNLHMLGKLPHRKLQSLSKKYGPIMSLQLGKVPAVVISSSKAAELFLKTHDLAFASRPKTQATDILSYGSKGLAFAEYGPYWRNVRKLVTLKLVCASKVEKFAPIRKQELGALVKSLEKAASVGEVVNVSEAVENVIEDIVYKMVLGRSKHEQFDIKGLVKESLNLLGAFNLADFVPWLAAFDFQGFKKACKKTSRAIDDALEVIISDHEQVTNVDKNRHEDFIDILLSIVNENIDKENEPNDVIGRTNIKAILLDLLMATIDTSSAAIGWTLSELVRHPRIMKILQNEILNEVGNKRMVEEKDLKKFNYLDMVVDESLRLHSVGPLLIPRESRESATVDGYFIKEKTRVIINAWAIGRDPNVWSKNVEEFYPERFIDKKMNYQGNEFESLPFGSGRRGCSGIQMGLITTKFIIAQLVHCFNWKLPHNVSPSNLNMEETFGLSAPRAQHLHAIPSYRLVDVELE; via the exons GTCCACCAACACTACCTATAATCGGAAACCTTCACATGTTAGGAAAACTTCCTCATCGAAAACTTCAATCACTCTCCAAAAAATATGGTCCAATCATGTCCTTACAACTTGGTAAAGTACCAGCTGTTGTCATTTCATCTTCAAAAGCAGCAGAACTATTTCTCAAAACTCACGACTTAGCTTTTGCAAGCCGACCAAAGACTCAAGCCACTGATATCCTGTCTTACGGTTCCAAAGGGTTGGCTTTTGCTGAATATGGTCCTTATTGGCGTAATGTAAGAAAACTTGTCACTTTGAAACTTGTTTGTGCTTCCAAAGTTGAGAAGTTTGCTCCTATTAGAAAACAAGAGTTGGGTGCTTTAGTTAAATCTTTGGAGAAAGCTGCTTCAGTGGGTGAGGTTGTGAATGTTAGTGAGGCTGTAGAGAATGTTATAGAGGATATTGTGTATAAGATGGTGTTGGGTAGGAGTAAGCATGAGCAATTTGACATTAAGGGGTTGGTTAAAGAATCATTGAATTTGCTTGGAGCTTTTAATCTAGCTGATTTTGTTCCTTGGCTTGCTGCATTTGATTTTCAG GGATTTAAAAAAGCATGCAAGAAAACCAGTAGAGCAATTGATGATGCACTAGAGGTGATAATATCAGACCATGAACAAGTTACTAATGTAGACAAAAATCGTCATGAAGATTTCATAGACATACTTCTTTCAATTGTAAACGAAAATATTGATAAGGAGAATGAACCAAATGATGTCATTGGTCGAACTAACATCAAGGCTATTTTACTCGACTTGTTAATGGCAACAATTGATACATCTTCTGCTGCGATTGGGTGGACTTTATCTGAACTCGTCAGGCATCCAAGAATCATGAAAATCTTGCAAAATGAAATTCTAAATGAAGTGGGAAATAAAAGAATGGTTGAAGAGAAGGATTTGAAAAAGTTTAATTACTTAGATATGGTGGTTGATGAATCCTTAAGACTTCATTCAGTTGGACCCTTACTAATCCCTCGTGAATCTAGAGAGAGCGCAACAGTAGATGGTTATTTTATAAAAGAAAAGACACGGGTTATAATAAATGCATGGGCAATAGGAAGAGATCCTAATGTTTGGTCCAAAAATGTTGAAGAATTCTATCCAGAGAGATTCATTGATAAGAAAATGAATTATCAAGGAAACGAGTTTGAATCACTACCATTTGGTTCTGGTCGTAGGGGTTGTTCTGGGATTCAAATGGGTTTAATTACTACTAAATTTATTATAGCACAACTGGTGCATTGTTTTAATTGGAAACTTCCACATAATGTGAGTCCTTCTAATTTGAATATGGAGGAGACATTTGGACTCTCTGCACCAAGAGCTCAACATTTGCACGCAATACCAAGTTATCGTTTGGTTGACGTCGAACTTGAATAA